The Mesorhizobium loti genome includes a region encoding these proteins:
- the phbB gene encoding acetoacetyl-CoA reductase gives MTKVAIVTGGSRGIGAAISIALKTVGYSVAANYAGNDEAAAKFKAETGIPVYKWSVADYDSCAAGIRQVEADLGPVSVLVNNAGITRDAMFHKITREQWKEVIDTNLSGVFNMTHPLWSGMRDRKFGRVITISSINGQKGQAGQVNYSAAKAGDIGFSKALAQEGARAGITVNVICPGYIATEMVKAIDEKVLNERIIPQIPVGRLGEPEEIARCVVFLASEDAGFITGSTITANGGQYFA, from the coding sequence ATGACCAAGGTAGCAATCGTCACAGGCGGATCGCGCGGCATCGGCGCGGCGATCTCGATCGCATTGAAGACCGTCGGCTATTCGGTTGCCGCGAACTATGCCGGCAATGACGAGGCGGCGGCGAAATTCAAGGCCGAAACCGGCATTCCGGTCTACAAATGGTCGGTCGCCGATTATGATTCCTGCGCCGCCGGCATCCGCCAAGTCGAGGCCGATCTCGGCCCCGTCTCGGTGCTGGTCAACAATGCCGGCATCACCCGTGACGCCATGTTCCACAAGATCACGCGCGAACAGTGGAAAGAGGTCATCGACACCAATTTGTCCGGCGTCTTCAACATGACGCATCCGCTGTGGAGCGGCATGCGCGACCGCAAGTTCGGCCGGGTCATCACCATCTCCTCGATCAACGGCCAGAAGGGTCAGGCCGGCCAGGTCAACTATTCCGCCGCCAAGGCCGGCGACATCGGTTTCAGCAAAGCTCTCGCTCAGGAGGGGGCTCGCGCGGGTATCACCGTCAACGTCATCTGCCCCGGCTACATCGCCACCGAGATGGTCAAGGCGATCGACGAGAAGGTGCTCAACGAGCGCATCATTCCGCAGATCCCTGTCGGCCGCCTCGGCGAGCCCGAGGAGATCGCGCGCTGCGTCGTCTTCCTCGCTTCCGAAGATGCCGGCTTCATCACGGGCTCGACCATCACGGCCAATGGCGGCCAATACTTCGCCTGA